The DNA region GAACTGGTCGGCGATTGCCCGATCGGGCAGCAGACCCTGCCGTAACTCAATTCATTCGCCCTATGCTGACCGCGTGACCGACCCCATCGTCTCGATCGATCTCGACCATGTGGCGGTCGAGCCCGGCGGTCAGGCTTCGGTGACTGTGACGGTCAGGAATCCCGGCACGATTGTCGAGGGCTATCAGATCGAGGTCGTGGGCGAGGGAGTCTCCCAGTGGGCTGATGTGCTGCCTCCCGAGGTCTCGGTCTATCCGCAGCAGGAAGCCACCGCGGTGATTGTGTTCAGCCCACCCGGCGGGACAGGGGCGCCCGGCGGCACCTGGCCGTTCGGGATCCGCGTGCGGTCGACCGAGGACGCCGATGCCAGCGCGGTGGCGGAGGGCGACCTGGAGATCGGCAAGGTCTTCGGCCTGCAGGCCAAGCTGCTGCCGGTGAATTCCTCCGGCCGGTGGAACGGGCGCCACGTCATTCAGATCACCAACTGGGGCAATTCGCCGGTGACCTTGAAGCTCTCCGCCACTGATGCCGACCAGGCGCTCGGTTTCATGATCCGACCGGACGTGGTCGAGTTGCCCCTCGGCGGCACGGCGACCGCTCGGCTCTGGGCGAAGACGAAGTCGCCGACGTTGCGTGGCACTGCGACCCGGATCCCGTTCACGGTCGCCGGCGAGCGCCAGGGTGCGCCGCCTCCGCAGGCCCCGCCGACACCGTACGGAGGGAGTCTCGATCGGCCGACCGTCGATGGCGCGTTCAACCAGAAGCCGATCCTCACCAAGACCTCCGTGATGGTCGCTGTGCTCGCTTTGCTGGGCATCGGTGGTGGGGTGGCCTGGCTGCTGACCCACCCGCTGGTCGAGGAGTCGACGTTCGCCGAACTCGGTCCGCCTCCCGCGCCCGCGGCGGTCAAGGTCGACGCGCTGGGGCCGGAATCATTGCGGGTCGGTTGGGCTGCGGTGCCTGACGTCACGGCCTACACCGTGGTCGAGGTGCTTGCCGACGGCAGCCGCACTGGGTCGAAGGACGTCACGGCGACTGACAATGCCCTGACATTCGAGGGGTTGAAGCCGGCTACTGAGGTCTGCTACGCCGTGCAGGCAAAAAGGGACAAATTGCTGGGGCCGTTCTCCGAGAAGGAATGCGGGACGACGGCCGCGTTGGCTGCCAGCCCGTCACCGACGGATGGCGGCTCCGGGTCGCCCTCGGAGTCAGCGTCGACCGGGGATCCTGGCTCTCCGTCGGAGAGTGGCGAGCCGTCGCAGGAACCGACCTCCGCCACCAGCACAGGTCCCGGCAACGTGCCGGTCAATCCCAGCAAGGTCCCGACCGGTGCCGCGACGACGGCGAATCCCGACTTCAAAGGCAAGTGGTTTGCCGCAGACTTCTGGGATCCCAACGTGTCCATCTTCGACCCGGCGGACCGGCTCGCCAAGTTGCAGGCTGTCGACAAGCGGGCCGGGATTGTGTCGAGTGATCTCTATCCGCAGATAACGCTCAACCTCCAGGCCACCAATTGGGTGCTCTTCATCGGCCCGTTTGACACCAGAGCCGAGGCCGAAGCCGCATGTCCCACCGTCAAGAAGGTCCAGCCGGGCTGCCTTTCGATCCAGCTTGATCCCTGAGCCGTGTTGTCGCTCGCCGTTCGCGCTCGCGACCGGCCGAGCAGATCCGGGGTGACGACAACAGGGTCAGTTGACCGGGGGCCTTGACTCCAGGGTGATCTCGGTGAAGGCCAGCAGATCCTGGCCACCCTCGGGTGGCTCCGGGGGGTACGCAGTCTGCACCGAGATTCGGATCGACTCCACCTGACTCTTGGTGTCCAGCTTGATGGTCTGCTTTTCCACGTTCTCGAGTTCGATGTCCTTGCACTGATCCGAGTACGCGACCCAGATCTTCTTCGGGCGGTACTGCAGGAGCCGGTTGGGGTCCTTCTCGCGCAGGCCCGCCCAGATCTCGATCTGTTTGATCCGAGCGGGCGCGAACGACAGGTTGATCACCGGCGTCGTGGGTGGCACCTGGCACGGGCTCCCCTGGGTCGTCGGGGTCCACGTCATCTTCCAGGACTTGGCGGTGCGGTCCAACAGGGCATCCGGTGTGGAATCGGCCGCCGACGCATCGGGCGGGATGATCTCCGCCTGAACATTGGGCACGGTGACGATGGCTCTGCGGAGGTCGTAGTACCGCGCGACGAAGAACGCCTTGGGGGAGCGGCCGATGGCGTAGAGACCACCGCCGATCAACGTCAGCGCCAGGATCGAGATGATCACGCGACGCCAGCGGTAGAGCGGCGGCAGGCTGCGCCGG from Microlunatus phosphovorus NM-1 includes:
- a CDS encoding fibronectin type III domain-containing protein, producing the protein MTDPIVSIDLDHVAVEPGGQASVTVTVRNPGTIVEGYQIEVVGEGVSQWADVLPPEVSVYPQQEATAVIVFSPPGGTGAPGGTWPFGIRVRSTEDADASAVAEGDLEIGKVFGLQAKLLPVNSSGRWNGRHVIQITNWGNSPVTLKLSATDADQALGFMIRPDVVELPLGGTATARLWAKTKSPTLRGTATRIPFTVAGERQGAPPPQAPPTPYGGSLDRPTVDGAFNQKPILTKTSVMVAVLALLGIGGGVAWLLTHPLVEESTFAELGPPPAPAAVKVDALGPESLRVGWAAVPDVTAYTVVEVLADGSRTGSKDVTATDNALTFEGLKPATEVCYAVQAKRDKLLGPFSEKECGTTAALAASPSPTDGGSGSPSESASTGDPGSPSESGEPSQEPTSATSTGPGNVPVNPSKVPTGAATTANPDFKGKWFAADFWDPNVSIFDPADRLAKLQAVDKRAGIVSSDLYPQITLNLQATNWVLFIGPFDTRAEAEAACPTVKKVQPGCLSIQLDP
- a CDS encoding zinc-ribbon domain-containing protein, coding for MPNSLAGERSLSTEPTGVLDTRYVICEDCGESNKAGAQFCLFCGAYLEWQDSDAEEANEVTQQLPPVTRTSAPAVPPAAPPSASTPAPVAAAAPAARPAPPPTPAPTQSTQPAHQPTPVDLTPDVPVVSMASAAHGCPRCGRPIDPKRRFCAHCGEQFIKPGGDAPVTRPTQRRDTWWSRLWDSKDRVARRAYRRSLPPLYRWRRVIISILALTLIGGGLYAIGRSPKAFFVARYYDLRRAIVTVPNVQAEIIPPDASAADSTPDALLDRTAKSWKMTWTPTTQGSPCQVPPTTPVINLSFAPARIKQIEIWAGLREKDPNRLLQYRPKKIWVAYSDQCKDIELENVEKQTIKLDTKSQVESIRISVQTAYPPEPPEGGQDLLAFTEITLESRPPVN